gtagctgacaaaacaatcacctagatttcatttcagtcactcaactttcaaaaagttacaaaacagtCCCTTTTGCCGTTTTCTGTCACAGATGTCACGGCAAAGTATCATGGCAGGTGACGGGGTCTAACATTTTCTTCTTCCCTAAACCCGTTTCTCCCTCCCTCATTCTCTTTGTTCTTCCTTTAAAGAAATCCCTGTAATTTTCTTCTTCCCTAAACCCCACAAATTTCTTCTTGCTTTGAAGACAAAACAAACGCAATCCCGATAATTTACCTATCCCTTCTTTTATTTTTGCTTTTCAAATTAAAGTTTTGAGTTTCATTTCTCTCACAATCCCTCCTAAACTCTCTCCAATTGCAGTATACAATACTTGTTGTATACTTGTAAGTTGTAACGAGAAAATAGGCAATTCAAGCTTTTACAAAGATAAAATTTAATATGGAAATTAGGACTAAAAATCTCAATGAACGGTGCCTGCATTCAAACTTATAGCAGAGAAAAACACAGTGAAAGAAAGGACAAATTTCAAGCTTTTAatgggaaaattttttaaatggctGGTAAATGGCCATCAAGTTCTAATCCGGGGATGCTAATCAAGCAGCTGACAACTTGGCCAAATCTGGAATAAGAAGATCGTCTCACTCGCTTCTGCCAAATTCAACTTAATGCTTTAGGTTCTGCTTTCGTTCTTCGTTTTTACTTAAACTTTCCaacagaaaaaaaaacaaaagaagaagaggaggaagagaagaagaagaaggtttAATGGTTAATATGTCGTGCACCTAGAACAAAAATTTCCCTCTTTTCAAGCTCAAGTTCTTTGTTTCTCCtcctctttttaataacttttaattcaatatttttaatatCTTCAAGCTTGTTCTTAACCAAAGCATCTCCAGTAGAGGTTTCAATCGCTGTAAATCCGGATAATTGCTCTTCAAGCAAAATTATCTGCCCCTTTATCTGGCTACCATTACTATTTTTCCTCTACAATTCCTCTATCAACTGCTTTGCCATGTCTAGCTGCTTTATTTCCATGTTACCCTACCTTATAATTTCTTGAAGATCCTTTATCTCAGCCTTAAGTGCAGAAATTGTAAAATTGAGCTTGCCAATTTCTGCAGTTTTGCCAGTTAAATCCTTCTGCAAATAAGCAATGCATGACAACTTCTCTTTTAGACTATGCAACTCAAGCAGTTTCCTTTCAAAGGTTAATTTCCTACTCTCCAACTCCTCAATGGGACTCTGTGAATGCTCTATTTCTATATTTGGGTTCAAATTCTTTGTGTTAACCACTTCAGTCCCCTCCTCATTTTGCATGTCCTCTTCCTGCAAGAACTTTGTTTTTTCATTAGACTTATGTATAAAAGTGAAAAATATTGAAAGGGATAAGATGAAGTAATGAAAATTAAAGAAATGGCGGAGGGAAATGGTGGAGCAAGAAAAGTGGTGATTAATGTTGCCGGTGAAGGGCCAAAAGGGTCTTCACCAAAAGATGCAGAGGCATTGAGGTGCACCCAACAAAGCTTCGATTGAATCTAGTGCTGGTACTACAAGTAAGCCACCAAAAGCCCCAGTTGCATAACCATGAAGCCACTTCaccaacgtggcaagttaacttgccacatcaCCTGGTTAACTTGCCACGTCAGCAATCCCGTTAACACTTTAACGGTAATTGTTAATCATGTGACTATTTTGTCACTTTTTTATAACGttagtgactattttgtaacttttcgaaAGTTAAGTGATtgaaatgaaacctaggtgactgttttgtcagctaCCACAAAAttgagtgactgttggtgtaatttacccaattAAAAATTGTCAATCTCAATTTATGCGTTCGAAATATATGATAAAAGATAATATATAGGAGATAAGATTAAGAAAAAAACATAAAGATAAATCTAGTCGTCATCAATTATATTTTCAtcaattaagtttttattttttagttaaatttggttttcaatattttaaaagagttaaatttaatcattaattattaAAGAGGGTTGAATTCttacttttaataaaaatatcaactaaaagttaaattttaaacatgagaACCTTAATGGTagttcatattattatttttaaattataaacattatatatatatatatattatttttaaatatcttttataaattttaaattattgattaaagtaacatataaaataaattatgttatattaatATAAAGTATATATGAACTGTTATGATACTTGTGACACCAACCAatatcataaaaaataatattttaattaatattttcgtAAAAAAAcaagggtaaactacaaaaatagtcacttttgtttgcctcatgttacattttagtcacttatgtttgaaatgttatgttttagtcacttatgttattattttgttacgaagtgatcactcttccgttaagttctgttatctccctaacggtaatcctacgCGGCAGTCCAACTAGATATTAAGTGCCAACTTGGATTTCCAAATGGGATgagaatagatttttaattaaataaatttaattaatttaaaattttaaacccaaaATCTTAGTAGAAAAAACCGTTCATCtcccctattttttttttagCTTTCTTTTTCATTTGACTAAAAAAAATCTATTACCATCAGAATTTTTTACATGTACAAAAACAAAAAAGGATTCAATGGAGGTTCTAGGTATGTCTTCTTTACCGATAAATTTATGTTCTAAGACTTAAAATCAAGTGGCTTGTTTGTTCAATCcgatttttgtttgtttgtttatttgtTCTAAGACAAATTTATGTTTTCTTCACGTTCTTGAATAATTGATTTCTCAATCCGTTTGTTTTATCTGAACCGGCTTGTTTGTTCACAATCCCTTTGTGGGGATTCCATATTTTTCAAGTGTCCTGTTTAGTGATTATCAAAAGAGGACGGGGGTTGATCTACTAATTAAGTAGCTTACAAGTTGCAGGAAATTGGGCAATCATGATAATGAAAATTTTCACTCGAAAGTACCAAAACATGTACTTGCATTTATGCCACGTTGAGACGTTTTATGTTTTGTGTTTTTGCCCATGTGGGTACTTTTAGATATGATCGAAGGAGTATGTTTCATCATGCTTAAGTGGTTTGTATCTAGTTCTTTGGGGTTTATCTTCCTGTTGGTTGCTAAAAAAACACTGGAAACATAAGTAAAAGGATAATTCCAAATATTTAGATAGTCCTTGTTGTTGTAAACTGTTGATTAACTAAATATACCTTATTGGTTTTGAGGGTCCAATGATTTGTAAGATAATTTTAACCtgtttataagttttatcttttgCATTTCAACCTCTTTggcttttagttttttttttctgctTATTAAGGAATGTGTTGTGCAAAGTACATGACATAGGATGTGGGACTTGTTAATCACTCGGTTACTTATGTTCTTAAAGAAGTTTTTTCTCATTCTTGTACTAATTTGATGGTTATTTATAAGTTTGTAAGTGCTCTGTTCTTTTTCTCTCCCAACTTACCCTCTGTTATTTACAggttttatgatattaatgtacTTATTTGAAACTTATTTGGACTTGCGGCAACATGCTGTTCTCAAATTGACAACTCTTCCAAAAACATTGGAAGGAGTAATCAGCCAAGagaaatttgaaaagttttgagCCTATAGTCTCTATAAGAGGTTGGTTTGTTGTTTCTATTGATCATTTACTAGATTACATTGTTACATTAGGGAATAATCAAGCTTCCTTTTAACTTGATTTGACATAGTCCTTGATGCATCTCTCTTATTTCGTAGCCACTTCCATTTTGTTCATGAGTTTGTGACGATCCTGATAGATTCTGCAATTTTGTTCTTTGGCATATTGTCTTGGTTTTGGAATGTGAGTTGTTTGCTGTTTAATAAATGGATCATCCCTTTTGTTGATTGTCACTATCTTGTAAATTAATTGTTATTTATGGCAGAAATCAGGAATTTTCTTGCCTTTACTTGGTCTAAATGAAGAGAATGAAATATTACACACTCCTTCATTTTTGGCTGGTGTTATGATATGGCCACAAGTTAGTTCATGATCTTTTCTTTGTCTTCTTCATCCCttaatacaattatcattttgTGTAAGTTAACATAGACCATTTATTTGTGGTTTTATATTGCAGATCACTGACCTACCCTTTTCTCTTTATTCAACTTTTGTAATCGAGGCCCGCCATGGTTTCAATAAAGTTCGTATTCTTAATCGCTAAATCTCTTTCTTGTTTCtttgtttattgttatttttggaactttttttttaattttaagatcACACTTATTTGCTGTTCCTAATTATTTTCTCATATGTTTGGCAGCAAACAATATGGTTATTCTTTAAGGACCTTATCAAAGGAATATGTCTTGCTATTGTACTTGGTCCACCCATTGTTTCTGCTATTATTGTCATAGTACAAGTAAAATTGTGTACATTTCTAGTATTTGGTCTCTCTGGTCAAATATTACCAGTCTTTTCTATTATAATCAGACAATTGTTAGTTTAACAATGAGATTTTATGGTCTTAATTACTCTCTAGTCTTTTTGCTATTATTGTTATCCTTTTTTTTACTATGGTGAATCTTTATTTTGTGATTACAGAGTGGAGGTCTTTATCTGTCTATCTATCTTTGGGCATTTATGTTTGTACTTTCTCTTGTAATGATGACAATTTACCCTGCTTTGATAGCTCCACTTTTTAATAAGTTCACCCCTATGAGTATTTCTTAACCATTGTGTCATAGTTTCATTCAAGCTTCCTCGTTTCCCCTAAGTCTAATTACATTTGTTTTGCTTTGGATGGCACTGTGGGAAATAGCTTCCTGAAGGAGAGCTCAGATTTAAGATTGAGAATTTACGTTTGTTGATGATCAAGCTGCTGCAGTCCCACCTACAAATACTTTTTATGCTTATGCATTGTCAATCCACTCCTACTAAGAACTGATTAGAAGAAGCTAACAGGGTCGAAGAGGACGAGGAAGAAATCATAGgtgtaaataaaatatgaaacagacatgtaaatttaaaattaattaccaaataatatgagcaatttcatactagaaaaatTAGAATCTTTTGTCTCGTAGTTAAcaattatttttacttaattagcATTGTAAAAAGGAGAGAAAGAAATAAACAGGCACTGCATTACTTTGAtcctatatttatatatttttttttacttcaatTGGTTGTTGATTTGGTCTACAAAATGAAAGTAATCAATTTTAATTTCATATGTGGTTGCCTTTTCCATGAATACCTCACGTGtagtttatgaaaattttactctATAAGTTTGCTCTACAAGATATATATTTTAGTTTATCTATATATATTAGTGAGGATGAAAATAAACTTATGAGATATACAAATAAGATCCTTAAAAGAGTTGAACATAATGCATAGTAAGGCAAAAAATGGCATATAGATGATATCCTTAAAAGATGTAAGAAGAGTTGAACTATTTTGCTCCCCTTTGAGAGAATATGTATAATCTAACATTTCTCAAGTAATTTTCCAATAGTttaacatttcaaaaaaaaattgtttcaaACCCTCAATTAAGACAAAATGTATAATCTAACTATTGTTAACATGATTCAACAACCCTTCCAAAAAGATATAGTCTTTATTCACAAAACAAATTTCCTTTTGAAAGGTAATTTGGCCCTAAAATTTGCTGTAAGGTTTGAGCTTTGTTGGGTTAAGGGTGGTTGGCTTTGTTGGGTTAAGGGTGGTTGGCTTGATGTGTTATCCATTGAAGTGGCTTGGTTCGAAATTTGTAGGCTCGATGATTGGCTTGCCATTTGGTTACTCCCAATAATCCCTTTGCAAGTCCTTGTATTATGGCCCGGTTTGCCACATTTGGTGCAGTTAGCTTGCTGTCCTATCTTGCTTAATTTTGGTCCACTCTTTCTTTCTTCACCTACTTCCTTCCTCCTTGTTTGTTTGGGTCTTCCTAGGGGCCTTCTAATTATGGGAGGAAGAATGGGTTCCATGTCCCTCACATGTTCCCATTGCATAGGACCTATACACAAAAATTTAAAGATGTCAAACACATTTTATAAATAAGTAATATTTCATAAAGGTTTAGAGTTTTAAGGCTATTACCTTTTACAGGGTTAATCAAGTGGCTGTAAATATTCAACTGGGTAGTGACAGTATAACATGTATTGACGTAAGTTTCAGGGTTCATAGAAGTAACTGCATGCAAGAAACAACATGCTTACATGGGATTCCTGACAAGTCCCATTTTCTGCATGAACAGGAGGAGTTGAGGAGGTCAACCACATGCTTGTTGCCTAATCCACAGTCTACCTCATACTTCTCATTTCCAGCATATACCGGCCATATACTACAAACAAAGTAACattttaaagttaaaaaattttccaTCCAAGTAACAGAATTCAAGCTTAGTAAAAAAAAGTTAGCAAAACTTACTTATTGAACTGACTAACAATTTCAAACAACTTCTTCTGTATCCTTGGACATAAAGGTCCAGGATACTTCTCAGCAGCCTCTCTCATAGAAACCAACCTAGTTATGACTTTTCTTCTAATTATTTCCAACATCGTTAGGATAGGTTTATCTCTAGCTTCTAAAATGATCTGTAATGAGAGGAGAGTAAGTCCTTAAATAACTCTAACAATAATTATACAACATGAAGTGATAAATAGTcagatttaaaaaataaattttaacctTGTTGAAACATTCGTTGTTGTTGTTCAAGAGTAGATCGATTTGCATCTAGTTGAGAAGTGGGCTCTTGACCAAGTCATTGGATCCTTGTCACGCAGACCAAGCCTCGCAGATTCTCGACAAAGACCTCATTTCGGACATTGCTTCTTCAAATTGTCTTGGAAAAGTTGCTTTAGCGACTTTCCGATGTGAGACGCATAACTTGGCCTCTAAATCCTTCTATGTTTTTAAAATTGTTGTAAAGATGTCGGCACAATTTCTTGCTTCACATTAGGGAACAACAAAGATATCGCTTCTATTAAACCACGAAAAACAATTAAAACAACATGATAAGCAatcattttatataaataatttagcgtATACTATGACTTTATAATACCTTTTGTTTGTCAGACATGAAGCATATATTGTAGGAGTTGTCGATCTCCAAATCCCTCTGTAACAACTCGAGGAACCAAAACCATGATTGTTTGTTTTCACTCTCAACTGCAGCAAAAGCCACTGGATATACACAATTATTGGCATCAACCCCAACAGCAGCAAGCAAATGTCCACATAATATCCCTTAAGCCAACACCCATCTAACCCTATAATTCTCTTACAACCAGTTAACCAACCTGACTTGCATGCTTCAAGGCATATATAAAGCCTCTGAAATAGCCTACAGTCTAATTTACAGATGGTTGTTGTACCAGGGTTGCTTCTCCTTAACTCAAGTAAATAATCGTATATATTGGCATATTGGCCTTTGTGATTCCCTTGAACTAGTTCTAGAGCCCTAATCTTAGCCCTCATGCATTTAGTCCGAGACACTATTGTTCCAAAATCCACCCTAATATCATTTTGTAAAGATGTTAAGGAATAATTGGGATCAACTTGAAATTTGAGTAAATAATGTCTAGCCATCCACTTTgaagtaatatttttatttttcattaccTTGCCACACTTATGGTGGTTGACTAATGTCTTAATTTGCCAACTCCCATCCATTGGATCCTTGGGATTTAATTTGGATGCCCACAACGTCCATGGACAACAAAGTACACAGACTGCTTTCACCCTAAGCTTGTCATTCCTAGTTAGTTTGGTTACTACCCTATTTATCCTCCCATACTGTTTAACTGCATCTTTTAAAATGTCTCTACTAGGGAAAACCGAACCTTTTATCAATATAGGGTTCCTCATATCAGTTTGAGGATTGAATAGATGGTACTTTTTATTCCCATATTTATCATAATCCACATCATTATTCAAATCATCATCACTGTTACTATCAAAATCATCTTCTAAACCCTAACAACTTGAACCAAATAAGTGGTCTAACTCTTTCTGTATCATTTCACCTACTAGTTCAACCTTTGGTTCATCTACCCTATCACCATCAGACTCAAAATAATCAGAATAAGAAGTACTTGACTCATAAGCTTTATATGAACTATCATCTGAGTCAGACGCTTCTCCTCCAAAATCTCCCCTTAAAGTATTTTGTTCAACATCAAACCCTAAaccaaaaaaggaaaataaaacattatactaGTATCAACAAATTGCACAACAATTCAAACCTGAAAAAACATTATATCAATTTCAGTTCAATTTAAAAAAACACCACTAATGAATTCGTGAACATTTTAGGACATTCGGACAGCAGTCGATATTCACATTTAGACAGCATTAAAATACACAATCTAGAGCATGAAAATAATAGTCATTATTCACATTTTGACAACATAAATATGCGCATTAAGATACATTGTGACAGCAGCTGTAAGTTacatttgaacagcataaatatGCACATTAAGAGACATTTTGGCAACAGCTATAAATTACAAGTGCAAATTGTTAACACATTGTGGCAAAATTGGGAAACTTCAATCTTTACTTCGACAATTAGAGTGAAGTTAacattatatacatatttaaatcaattattttttATACACTTGCATCAAACTACACCTGAGTTAAAATGAAAAGATGAAACATAAGCATAAAGGACTGACAAAAAATAAGGTTTGTTTTGCTAGAACAGCGACAAAAATTGAGCAATCACAGTTCATTACAAAAATTGAGCAACCATAGTACCTATAAATGATTAAGTTCAagctataaaattatattaaaaataagatGATCATtgcaaaaaaataaaaggaaggcTCTTTTCACTAGCAGTAACATGTAATTAAGTAAACCATGTATTTTCTACTAAGATTtaagatttaaatttttaattaattaaatttatttaattaaaaatctagtaGTAAAACAATTTCACTCGAAAAGGTAATTATCAAATTTTGTAAAAACAAATTAACTAAATATGTGAAGGATAAATTTaaataacatcaaattttaaTTATGGTTGTTCTATACTTCTGTTACACCAGTTCTCCTTAATATTGTTGAAACAAGAATAAATTCCCCTAAAATTTACTGGTATAGTTGTCTTCCATACCCAACACCGGACCTTTCGCTTTTACTTGCGAAAGGAACGTGTTTTTCGGTAACGTGGTcggagaaagagagagagagaaaaaaaaatcagCTAACAGAACAGAAACCAAACTTTATTTCTGCGGATGCATTCTCCTTCACCAATTTTCTTTAAGAAAGAGAGAGTAAAAAAGGAAGAATTTTTTAATtccatttttctttctctttctctttcgCTTCAATCTATAGTCGCCACACCACCATGTCGTTTCCTCTGGGAAACCGACGCCGGGTTTCGGCGACTCTTCCGTTTTCGTTTCTCGTCGCTTTGTCATTTGCTGTTGCCGCCATCGCTGGTGGCTCCAAGTCTCCTTACTGTAACAATCCTGTTCAACTGgtaatttcttttttcttttcgatTATCATTAGTATTAACGGCATTGCTAAACTGGTTAATGTTTATTCTGAATTCCTTCATGATTTGCAACAGTTCTAATATCTATTAGCTCCATTaagattctctttttttttttttttcattttgtgaAAGAAATAGGAAAAACGGAAATGTCCTTTTTCTTTAACCGGAGAGAACATTGGAAAGAAATGTTAGTGTACATAGATTAGATAGATTAAGTTTTGATTTCTGGAGGATTTGTCACTGACAAAGGATTAAATTTGGGGATACTTGTTGCAGCCAACTTGCATGCTGTTGGCGAATTCTATAGGCAAATTATTACAAACATTGTTCTGGGTAAAAGAATTCGAATAATCTGCTCGATTGGGATATCCTAAGTGGATAGGAGTAATCAGGGTTCTTTCAGGATTTGCATTTTGTATTAGTTTTGCAACCTTATGAAAGAAACTGATCGCTTTGTTGGTTGGTATTGAGGTGTATTCTAGAGAAATGTAGATACATAGAAGTAATGACTGAAATTTTTGACATGGTAGGCTCGTATGCAATTTATATGTGAATTGTAACAGTGTGTGTTTACCCGAATTCCTTAATAAATGAGTTTATATCTTCCAGGCCATGGTGAAGATCTGGGTTGATGGTGATGAAGGTGAATATTTAGCTGGGTTAACTGCAAGCTTTGGAGCAACATTGCCTGAGGAAAAGAATAAAGTTCCCAAATTGCCCGCTGTTTTCTCAAATCCCCTAAATGGCTGTTCTAGTTCTTCTTCAAAGGTTTTGTCTCAAGTTACCGGGTTCTCACAAAATTTTTGTTAACTTGCCTCCTCAATAATTATTtggctttatttttattattattatgagttAAGTACATCCTTGTTTGATTAAGTTAAATATAGTGAAGTGCATGGTTCATACCCTCTGAACTTCTCTAAGTTCCAGGAGGACCATTCCCACCTATGAAGTTGGGGACAGAGTTCAGATATAATactttattaaaattttgaatagtgtTTAATAGTTTCATAAGCACTGTACTCCAATGTAAGCCaagtgaaaatttttaaaatgtcatGGTCAGAATTTTTTTGATTACAGCTATCTGGATCTGCGGCCTTGTCTGTACGAGGTGATTGTGACTTTGTAACTAAGGCAAAAGTTGCACAATCAGGAGGCGCTCAGGCCTTGCTGGTGATAAATGACAAAGAaggttataatttttttattgatgGCATTTGTATTTGTATTTTAAAACGCCTTTCAAAGTTCAGTTGGATCATTTCATTAAAGAGTTGTAATGGTTTATTAGTCTCTTACTTAAGCTTCCTTTTTAATATTTATCTAGAGATTGAACAGATCGATTGTTCTGGTGATGTCAGTCCAAATATTTCGATACCTGTGGTGATGGTTCCAAAATCCGTTAGAGATGAACTTACCAAAACCATGGCAAACAAACGTGGTATGCTCTTGAGCTCGTATGATGTATTTTTTCCCCTTTTATTTTTGTTCTCCAGGTGTATGTTAGATAATTTCTAGCTTGTTAGGAACAAGATATCTTGTTCAAAAAATGGTTTATAATGTTATAGGGTGGAATGCACTTAAACCTCTAGATTGGATATGGGCGACCTTTATGGTGGAAGATTTAATCCTGCTAAATGCAACTATTTGGTTAAGCTGTTAAGGCTTAGTTGAGTGAGTTTAGTGTAAATATATGTAACAAGATATCTTGTTCAAAAAGTGGTTTATAATGTTATAGGGTGGAATGCACGTAAACCTCTAGATTGGATATGGGCTACCTTTATAGTGGAAGATTTAATCCTGCCAAATGCAACTATTTGGTTAAGCTGTTAAGGCTTAGTTGAGTGAGtttagtgtaaatattttttttaatgtttttttgatAAAGTTTCCTTCTATATGACAAAACATTTCAAGAAACATTTTATCATCCTTTAATcgggtaataaaaaaattaagtggTTCAAATCTAAGTGAAGAAATTAATTCCATTCATATAAGCTTTTCATTTGTAGTTATGTGTATGTCTTCCTCAATATGCAGGTTTTGTGTGACTGTACATGTATTTGTCTATGtattgtgtgccagtgtaagcaAACATTCAG
The Gossypium arboreum isolate Shixiya-1 chromosome 10, ASM2569848v2, whole genome shotgun sequence genome window above contains:
- the LOC128282036 gene encoding uncharacterized protein LOC128282036 produces the protein MRAKIRALELVQGNHKGQYANIYDYLLELRRSNPGTTTICKLDCRLFQRLYICLEACKSVAFAAVESENKQSWFWFLELLQRDLEIDNSYNICFMSDKQKIILEARDKPILTMLEIIRRKVITRLVSMREAAEKYPGPLCPRIQKKLFEIVSQFNNIWPVYAGNEKYEVDCGLGNKHVVDLLNSSFTSMNPETYVNTCYTVTTQLNIYSHLINPVKGPMQWEHVRDMEPILPPIIRRPLGRPKQTRRKEVGEERKSGPKLSKIGQQANCTKCGKPGHNTRTCKGIIGSNQMASQSSSLQISNQATSMDNTSSQPPLTQQSQPPLTQQSSNLTANFRAKLPFKRKFVL